A section of the Vibrio vulnificus CMCP6 genome encodes:
- the lexA gene encoding transcriptional repressor LexA, which translates to MKPLTPRQQQVFDLIKSKIEVTGMPPTRAEIARELGFRSANAAEEHLKALARKQVIEIVPGASRGIRILLEEEAANDEPGLPLIGRVAAGEPILAQEHVEMHYQVDPSMFRPQADFLLRVHGESMKDIGIMDGDLLAVHKTQDVRNGQVVVARVEDDVTVKRLERKGSTVLLHAENEEFAPIEVDLTSQQLTIEGIAVGIIRNTDWM; encoded by the coding sequence ATGAAGCCGTTAACGCCACGCCAACAACAAGTTTTCGATCTGATTAAAAGCAAGATCGAAGTGACTGGAATGCCACCCACTCGTGCGGAAATTGCGCGTGAGCTGGGTTTTCGCTCTGCCAATGCGGCAGAAGAACATTTAAAAGCGCTTGCTCGTAAGCAAGTGATCGAAATTGTCCCGGGTGCCTCTCGTGGTATCCGTATTCTGCTTGAAGAGGAAGCGGCGAATGATGAGCCAGGTTTACCTCTGATTGGCCGTGTTGCGGCAGGGGAGCCGATCTTGGCGCAAGAGCATGTGGAAATGCACTACCAAGTGGATCCGAGCATGTTCCGACCTCAAGCCGATTTTCTTTTGCGCGTTCATGGCGAAAGTATGAAAGACATCGGCATTATGGATGGTGACTTGTTGGCTGTGCACAAAACACAAGACGTGCGCAATGGGCAAGTTGTGGTCGCGCGCGTTGAAGATGATGTAACGGTAAAACGTTTGGAACGTAAAGGTTCAACCGTGCTGCTCCATGCAGAAAATGAAGAGTTTGCACCTATCGAAGTGGATCTCACTAGCCAGCAGCTGACTATTGAAGGCATTGCCGTGGGTATTATCCGCAATACGGATTGGATGTAA
- a CDS encoding class I SAM-dependent methyltransferase, with protein sequence MSSIKQSSEKGYPVPARLLQPLWLRSRESLVDGGLIYDPIAAKACLSCKLAPECLSGDVAQKQLLHATLAQQCDQQVSQFLQQHPEGWIINVGAGLDTRFYRLDNGRCHWVELDVTENLLWRQRLFHKNERYQQQHGSVDDLSCLEQLAINDKTPVLIVCELALLDCPLTQVANFVQLLGRRFVSAQVCMVLAGDLTDSSLGQKLGSDRYAHAMAAPAEQVLQWLPWAQWVKVFSPFDRFCARWKTWQRWLSKIPMLKHRLTPVVVHMKW encoded by the coding sequence ATGTCTTCAATCAAACAGTCATCGGAAAAGGGATATCCGGTACCAGCAAGATTGTTGCAGCCGTTGTGGCTTCGTAGCCGAGAAAGCTTGGTCGACGGAGGGTTAATCTATGACCCGATTGCCGCAAAAGCCTGTTTAAGTTGTAAGCTTGCGCCTGAGTGTTTATCTGGCGATGTAGCGCAAAAACAGCTGTTACACGCGACCTTAGCGCAGCAGTGCGATCAACAAGTCTCGCAGTTTTTACAGCAGCACCCAGAAGGGTGGATTATTAACGTTGGTGCTGGTCTCGATACGCGCTTTTATCGTCTTGATAATGGTCGATGCCATTGGGTGGAGTTGGATGTTACGGAAAACTTGCTCTGGCGTCAGCGATTATTCCACAAGAACGAACGCTACCAGCAACAGCATGGCAGCGTCGATGACCTTTCTTGCTTAGAGCAACTGGCGATCAACGACAAAACACCAGTATTGATCGTGTGTGAGTTGGCGCTGCTCGATTGTCCATTGACTCAGGTTGCTAACTTTGTGCAATTGCTAGGACGACGCTTTGTGTCTGCGCAGGTGTGCATGGTATTGGCGGGAGACTTAACCGACAGTAGCCTGGGGCAGAAATTGGGCTCTGATCGTTATGCGCATGCCATGGCAGCGCCGGCAGAACAAGTTTTGCAGTGGCTCCCTTGGGCACAATGGGTCAAAGTGTTTTCTCCCTTCGATCGTTTCTGTGCACGTTGGAAAACATGGCAGCGTTGGCTCAGTAAAATACCCATGCTGAAACATCGTCTTACTCCCGTCGTGGTCCATATGAAATGGTAA
- the sthA gene encoding Si-specific NAD(P)(+) transhydrogenase: MAHANHFDVIVIGSGPGGEGAAMGLTKAGLKVAVVEKESSVGGGCTHWGTIPSKALRHAVSRIIEFNSNPLFCKNNSSLHATFSTILGHAKSVIDKQTRLRQGFYDRNQCQLIFGTARFTDAHTISVTQNDGTEEVYTADKFVIATGSRPYQPADVDFNHERIYDSDSILSLKHDPRHIIIYGAGVIGCEYASIFRGLGVKTDLINTRDRLLAFLDNEVSDALSYHFWNSGVVIRNDETYERIEGTEDGVIVHLQSGKKMKADCLLYANGRTGNTDKLNLPAVGLQGDSRGQLKVDGNYQTEVEHVYAVGDVIGYPSLASAAYDQGRFVAQAITKGKADGYLIDDIPTGIYTIPEISSVGKTEQELTAAKVPYEVGRSSFKHLARAQIAGKDIGSLKILFHRETKEILGIHCFGERAAEIIHIGQAIMEQKGEANTIEYFVNTTFNYPTMAEAYRVAALNGLNRLF, from the coding sequence ATGGCGCATGCGAATCACTTCGATGTGATTGTTATCGGGAGCGGCCCTGGCGGTGAAGGGGCAGCAATGGGTTTAACCAAAGCAGGCCTGAAAGTTGCCGTGGTGGAAAAAGAGAGCAGTGTTGGCGGCGGCTGTACTCACTGGGGCACCATTCCATCCAAAGCGCTGCGCCATGCGGTTAGCCGTATTATTGAATTCAACAGCAACCCGCTGTTTTGCAAAAACAACTCCAGTTTACACGCCACATTTTCAACCATTCTCGGCCATGCGAAATCCGTTATCGACAAGCAGACTCGCTTACGCCAAGGCTTTTATGATCGCAATCAGTGCCAATTGATTTTCGGAACCGCCCGTTTTACCGATGCGCACACCATTAGCGTGACGCAAAACGACGGCACTGAAGAAGTGTATACGGCGGATAAGTTTGTGATTGCTACTGGCTCTCGGCCTTATCAACCAGCCGATGTCGACTTTAATCATGAGCGAATCTACGACAGCGATTCCATTCTCAGTCTAAAACACGACCCTCGCCACATCATCATTTATGGCGCAGGGGTGATTGGTTGTGAATACGCATCCATCTTCCGTGGTTTGGGGGTGAAAACCGACCTCATCAACACACGCGATCGCTTACTGGCCTTTTTGGACAACGAAGTTTCCGATGCACTTTCCTATCACTTCTGGAACAGCGGCGTCGTGATCCGTAATGACGAGACCTATGAACGCATTGAAGGCACCGAAGATGGGGTGATTGTTCATCTTCAATCGGGCAAGAAGATGAAAGCCGATTGCTTGCTTTACGCCAATGGCCGTACTGGTAACACTGACAAGTTGAACCTGCCTGCAGTTGGGCTTCAAGGTGACTCTCGCGGCCAATTGAAAGTCGATGGCAATTACCAAACCGAAGTGGAACACGTTTACGCGGTAGGCGATGTGATTGGTTACCCAAGTCTTGCGAGCGCGGCATATGACCAAGGGCGCTTTGTAGCGCAAGCCATCACTAAGGGCAAAGCCGATGGCTATCTGATTGATGACATCCCTACGGGGATTTACACCATTCCGGAAATCAGCTCGGTTGGTAAAACAGAACAAGAATTAACCGCGGCGAAAGTACCCTATGAAGTTGGCCGCTCTTCGTTCAAACATCTGGCTCGTGCGCAGATTGCCGGCAAAGACATCGGCAGCTTGAAGATCCTCTTCCATCGTGAAACCAAAGAAATTCTTGGTATTCACTGCTTTGGGGAACGCGCGGCGGAAATCATTCACATTGGCCAAGCGATCATGGAGCAAAAAGGCGAAGCCAATACCATCGAGTATTTCGTCAATACTACCTTCAACTACCCCACCATGGCCGAAGCGTATCGTGTTGCTGCACTCAATGGACTCAACCGTCTGTTCTAG
- the fabR gene encoding HTH-type transcriptional repressor FabR, whose protein sequence is MKSMGIRAQQKEKTRRSLIDAAFSQLSADRSFSNLSLREVAREAGIAPTSFYRHFKDMDELGLTMVDEGGLLLRQLMRQARQRIVKEGSVIRTSVETFMEFIESSPNVFRLLLRERSGTSAEFRAAVAREMQHFAAELTEYLISTGMNREEALAQAEASVILVFSSGAEALDLDRRERDELAERLIMQLRMVAKGAYWYRKERERNRLKGEIE, encoded by the coding sequence ATGAAATCAATGGGTATTCGCGCACAGCAGAAAGAGAAAACGCGTCGTTCTTTGATTGACGCGGCATTTAGCCAATTGAGTGCTGATCGCAGTTTTTCCAATCTCAGCTTGCGAGAAGTGGCCAGAGAAGCGGGCATTGCGCCTACCTCGTTCTATCGCCATTTTAAAGATATGGATGAGTTGGGTTTAACCATGGTGGATGAAGGTGGTTTGCTGTTACGTCAATTGATGCGCCAAGCACGTCAGCGCATCGTCAAAGAAGGCAGCGTGATCCGCACTTCGGTGGAAACCTTTATGGAGTTTATCGAAAGTAGCCCAAACGTATTTCGCCTATTGTTAAGAGAACGCTCTGGAACTTCCGCGGAATTTCGCGCTGCGGTTGCGCGTGAGATGCAGCACTTCGCAGCAGAGCTTACCGAATATTTAATTAGCACGGGAATGAACCGAGAAGAGGCGTTGGCGCAGGCTGAAGCGTCGGTGATTCTGGTTTTTAGTTCCGGTGCAGAAGCTTTAGACTTAGACCGACGCGAGCGTGATGAGCTGGCCGAGCGTCTGATTATGCAGTTGCGAATGGTCGCCAAAGGTGCGTACTGGTATCGCAAGGAACGTGAACGTAACCGATTAAAAGGTGAGATAGAATAA
- a CDS encoding YijD family membrane protein, with protein sequence MSNDNENNVNRSSERKTLVLALITGMCGDAILSWLTMSEVSFSIFPIIALVLAVQALYREYLNHPVSEEIPLVGLACFFVGAFGHSAFIKAQHPEAGSNFFAIMVVLLLLAWIGSKLGYIRRPSAD encoded by the coding sequence ATGTCTAATGATAATGAAAATAACGTGAATCGCAGTTCGGAAAGGAAGACGTTGGTATTGGCGTTGATCACGGGGATGTGTGGCGATGCTATCCTTTCTTGGCTGACCATGAGCGAAGTCTCTTTCTCCATTTTCCCTATTATTGCCTTAGTGCTGGCTGTGCAGGCACTCTACCGTGAGTACCTCAATCATCCCGTGTCGGAAGAGATCCCTTTGGTTGGACTGGCGTGCTTTTTTGTCGGGGCGTTTGGTCACTCGGCCTTTATTAAAGCTCAGCACCCTGAAGCAGGATCGAACTTCTTCGCGATCATGGTGGTGTTACTGCTGCTGGCGTGGATTGGCAGTAAGCTGGGATACATTCGTCGCCCAAGTGCCGATTAG
- the trmA gene encoding tRNA (uridine(54)-C5)-methyltransferase TrmA: MATLDVNPQRYQQQLAEKVQRLTDMFAPYQAPELEVFESPDQHYRMRAEFRVWHEGEEMYYIMFNQETREKYRVDQFPAASRLINDLMPLLIDAMKDNESLRRKLFQVDFLSTLSGEILVSLLYHRQLDDAWIENAKALKQRLNDEGFNLNLIGRARKMKIVLDRDYVVEKLDVNGKPYTYQQVENSFTQPNGKVAEKMLEWAVDCTQESQGDLLELYCGNGNFSLALAQNFERVLATELAKPSVESAQYNIAANKIENVQIIRMSAEEFTEAMEGKREFRRLKDNGIDLKSYNCNTIFVDPPRSGMDVDTCKMVQGYERILYISCNPETLKENLDILSETHHITRFALFDQFPYTHHMEAGVMLERKA; encoded by the coding sequence ATGGCGACTCTTGATGTAAACCCACAACGCTATCAGCAACAGTTAGCAGAAAAAGTGCAACGCTTAACCGATATGTTCGCACCTTATCAAGCCCCTGAGCTGGAAGTGTTTGAGTCTCCAGATCAGCACTATCGCATGCGCGCTGAGTTCCGCGTTTGGCATGAAGGGGAAGAGATGTACTACATCATGTTCAACCAAGAGACGCGTGAAAAATACCGTGTTGACCAGTTTCCGGCAGCAAGCCGCTTGATCAACGATCTCATGCCTTTGCTGATTGACGCGATGAAAGACAATGAGTCGCTACGTCGTAAACTGTTCCAAGTCGATTTCCTTTCCACTCTGAGCGGCGAGATTCTGGTTTCTTTGCTTTACCATCGCCAATTGGATGATGCTTGGATTGAAAATGCTAAAGCTTTAAAACAGCGCCTGAATGACGAAGGGTTTAACCTCAACCTCATTGGTCGCGCACGTAAAATGAAGATCGTCCTAGACCGTGATTACGTGGTCGAAAAGCTCGACGTCAACGGCAAGCCTTACACCTACCAACAAGTAGAAAACAGCTTTACTCAACCGAACGGCAAAGTCGCAGAGAAAATGTTGGAATGGGCGGTCGATTGTACCCAAGAAAGCCAAGGCGATTTATTGGAGCTTTACTGTGGTAACGGCAATTTCTCCCTTGCGCTGGCGCAAAATTTTGAGCGCGTGTTGGCCACGGAATTGGCAAAGCCATCGGTGGAATCGGCGCAATACAATATCGCTGCGAACAAGATTGAGAATGTGCAAATCATCCGCATGTCAGCTGAAGAGTTTACCGAAGCAATGGAAGGGAAGCGTGAATTCCGTCGCCTGAAAGACAATGGCATCGATCTCAAGAGTTATAACTGCAACACCATTTTTGTTGATCCACCACGCTCTGGCATGGATGTAGACACTTGTAAAATGGTGCAAGGTTACGAGCGTATTTTATACATCTCTTGCAACCCAGAGACATTAAAAGAGAACTTAGACATTCTGAGCGAAACACACCACATCACGCGCTTTGCTCTGTTCGATCAGTTCCCGTACACCCACCACATGGAAGCGGGTGTGATGCTAGAGCGTAAAGCCTAA
- a CDS encoding TonB-dependent receptor domain-containing protein: MQKSLLAIAMASLLTPVSYLHAQEVQTNDTVVVTANRFEQPLAEVIASTTVISKQEIEETQAKSLLDVLKRVPGIEVSQSGGRGHSASVFIRGFNSNQVLFLVDGVRINSAAGGISFNHIPVGIIERVEVIKGPGGALYGSDAIAGVINVITTSSESSEGSVVSLGAGSDAQKEANFSTTRAFANGGVLKLAGGFEETEGFDIKDPETGLNYGYESQNLFASYSQAFNDEFSGSASVRWYDSLTEYDSGGKNYGYSENLSITADVQYSGSRLSSTLRANQQAIENLDYSQAEGKDNAGTVKKIALTNLQFLNQYLISEGITIGAGADWRKEKLDDDALSYGYPDKLAGESRSTTGVYLSTDLQLGDLQVTGSVRNDKHDTYDNYRTWSLGTRYQITESHSVRATFGTSFKAPSYSDLTNNPDLKPEEAMSREIGYTGEFALFTVDVAAYDNDVDNLIIWYEGSPWWYPENVDATLKGLEITGYFNTWFVHHTVVAEFKDHQDSGGNKLAKRADENYKWLMDASYENFDVNLTYTYTGERLGNPKEVSDPKNELPSVSLWDASVGYWISPDLVVRARVDNLTNEKYQTTLSYNAPERRYFANLTYQF, encoded by the coding sequence ATGCAAAAATCTCTTTTAGCGATAGCCATGGCATCGCTGCTTACCCCTGTCTCTTATTTACACGCTCAAGAAGTGCAAACCAATGACACTGTTGTCGTAACAGCTAACCGCTTTGAGCAGCCACTTGCCGAAGTCATCGCGTCAACGACGGTGATTTCAAAACAAGAAATTGAAGAAACGCAAGCGAAATCCTTGCTTGATGTCTTAAAACGAGTTCCCGGTATCGAGGTTTCTCAAAGTGGTGGTCGCGGTCACTCAGCTTCCGTATTCATTCGTGGTTTTAATAGCAATCAAGTCTTATTTTTAGTTGATGGTGTTCGTATTAACTCGGCTGCAGGCGGGATCAGTTTTAACCATATACCTGTAGGTATTATTGAAAGAGTAGAAGTGATTAAAGGCCCAGGTGGGGCTCTATACGGTTCCGATGCAATTGCTGGTGTGATTAACGTTATCACCACGTCCAGTGAATCGAGTGAAGGTTCCGTCGTCTCTCTAGGGGCGGGAAGTGACGCGCAGAAGGAAGCGAACTTTTCGACGACTAGGGCTTTTGCTAATGGTGGCGTGCTGAAACTTGCTGGTGGTTTTGAAGAGACAGAAGGGTTTGATATCAAGGACCCAGAAACTGGCTTGAACTATGGGTATGAGAGCCAGAATCTTTTTGCCTCCTATTCCCAAGCGTTCAATGATGAATTTTCCGGATCAGCGTCAGTGCGTTGGTATGACAGCTTAACGGAATATGATTCAGGGGGTAAAAATTACGGTTACTCTGAAAATCTAAGTATCACGGCGGATGTTCAGTATAGCGGTTCCCGTCTAAGCTCGACTTTACGAGCCAACCAGCAAGCGATTGAAAACTTGGACTACTCACAAGCTGAAGGCAAGGATAACGCGGGAACGGTCAAGAAAATCGCGTTAACCAACCTGCAGTTCCTCAATCAGTATTTGATATCAGAGGGCATTACCATTGGCGCAGGTGCAGATTGGCGCAAAGAAAAGCTCGATGATGATGCTTTAAGCTATGGCTATCCAGACAAATTAGCTGGAGAGTCTCGTAGCACGACCGGTGTTTATCTTTCTACAGACCTCCAATTGGGCGATTTACAAGTGACGGGGAGTGTACGTAATGACAAGCATGACACTTACGATAATTATCGAACGTGGTCACTAGGAACGCGCTATCAAATCACAGAGTCTCATTCTGTTAGGGCGACGTTTGGTACTTCTTTCAAAGCGCCGAGTTATTCGGACTTAACCAATAACCCAGATTTGAAACCTGAAGAAGCGATGAGCCGAGAAATTGGCTATACGGGTGAGTTTGCTCTCTTCACCGTGGATGTTGCAGCGTATGACAATGATGTCGACAACCTTATTATTTGGTACGAAGGCTCACCTTGGTGGTACCCAGAGAATGTGGATGCAACATTAAAAGGGCTTGAGATTACGGGTTACTTCAATACTTGGTTTGTTCATCACACGGTTGTCGCGGAATTTAAAGATCACCAAGATTCTGGCGGGAACAAATTGGCCAAACGCGCAGATGAAAACTACAAATGGTTGATGGATGCCTCGTATGAGAATTTCGACGTTAACCTGACTTATACCTATACAGGGGAAAGATTGGGCAATCCTAAAGAAGTTAGCGATCCGAAGAATGAGTTACCATCGGTAAGCTTGTGGGATGCGTCGGTTGGGTATTGGATTTCTCCTGATCTGGTTGTTCGTGCGCGAGTAGACAATCTAACAAACGAGAAGTATCAAACCACATTGAGCTACAACGCTCCAGAGCGCAGATACTTCGCGAATCTAACGTATCAGTTCTAA
- a CDS encoding ATPase, with protein MKKKVVISWSSGKDSTLTLLRLMEHPDYQVVGLYTTYVDNEVPFQATPLAVVEMQAQLLNLPLIKIALPQVFPSNEVYQQTIVHALQASAIELDAVAFGDMFCNGIADYRRSYIEPAGWECVFPLIGESSLDLAHEIIAREIKTILVTTDGHALKPDWCGRWYNRELLASLPADVDPCGEDGEFHTLVVKAPGFAGEIRLQLTVQESDGRFTYQRYNATLLNQHERV; from the coding sequence ATGAAAAAGAAGGTTGTTATTAGTTGGTCAAGTGGCAAAGATTCCACTCTGACCTTATTGAGATTAATGGAGCATCCAGACTATCAAGTCGTCGGTCTCTATACGACATACGTAGATAATGAGGTCCCTTTTCAGGCAACCCCATTAGCAGTGGTTGAGATGCAAGCTCAGCTACTCAACTTGCCGCTGATTAAAATTGCCTTGCCGCAAGTCTTTCCGTCAAACGAGGTGTATCAACAAACGATAGTTCATGCACTGCAAGCCTCTGCAATTGAGCTTGATGCTGTCGCCTTTGGTGATATGTTCTGCAACGGTATTGCCGATTATCGACGTAGCTATATTGAGCCTGCTGGGTGGGAGTGTGTGTTTCCGCTCATTGGTGAATCGAGTCTCGATCTGGCCCACGAAATTATTGCGCGCGAGATTAAAACCATACTCGTTACGACGGATGGACATGCGCTCAAGCCTGACTGGTGTGGGCGCTGGTACAATCGCGAGCTGTTGGCGTCGCTTCCTGCTGATGTTGACCCTTGTGGCGAGGATGGAGAATTCCATACGCTTGTGGTTAAAGCGCCTGGTTTTGCGGGTGAAATACGTTTGCAGTTGACGGTACAAGAATCCGATGGACGATTCACCTATCAAAGGTATAACGCAACGTTGCTAAATCAGCATGAGAGAGTATGA